The following are encoded together in the uncultured Sphaerochaeta sp. genome:
- a CDS encoding MFS transporter produces the protein MKQAKNTAIGIQQRSYISRLPFYYGWVILIAGAIGVLASIPGQTMGVSVFTDHLITSLNISRVGISSAYMVGTLGSSLIISYAGVLFDRYGARPVAAVAAFFLSLFLLLLVFSTNITSLLASFGIPTSIAAFAVIGFGFFGIRFFGQGVLTLVSRGMVAKWFSTHRGLATGLMGLTTSFAFSYAPQPLQRLISQFGWRSALGTLSVMLMFLFLPIILTFFRSDPESCGLEMERGLPKPKKNRSARSEDAHVALDLKDARRHAAYWVILLSLGYWSLFNTAFTFHIVSIYGEFGIEASQAVKIFLPISVISVISRFLGSYLSDRIAIKYLYIVYGISLIIASLSMMMLHTITGTVLVIIGYGIGTGLFGMLNIVTWPKLYGRKHLGAVSGFAMSIIVAGSAIGPWAFSLVYRFTHSYQGTGIIGLAVSSFIMLAIFFIPFSTEKKS, from the coding sequence ATGAAGCAAGCAAAGAATACCGCAATTGGTATTCAGCAACGTTCGTATATTTCACGTCTTCCTTTCTATTATGGGTGGGTCATTCTCATAGCAGGGGCAATAGGAGTTCTGGCAAGCATCCCCGGCCAGACCATGGGTGTTTCTGTATTCACCGACCATCTTATCACCTCTCTGAATATATCCCGGGTCGGTATCTCCTCTGCTTATATGGTAGGAACACTGGGAAGCAGTCTTATTATCAGCTATGCCGGAGTGCTCTTCGACCGCTATGGAGCCAGACCTGTTGCTGCAGTTGCAGCGTTCTTTTTAAGTCTGTTTCTTCTGTTGCTTGTTTTCTCCACCAACATTACATCCCTACTCGCTTCATTCGGAATTCCTACATCAATCGCTGCCTTTGCAGTAATTGGATTTGGATTCTTTGGCATTAGGTTCTTTGGACAGGGAGTTTTGACATTGGTCAGTCGTGGCATGGTAGCAAAATGGTTCAGTACCCATAGAGGGCTTGCAACCGGCTTGATGGGGCTCACCACTTCCTTTGCGTTTTCCTATGCACCACAACCCCTGCAACGATTGATATCCCAATTCGGTTGGCGCTCTGCGCTGGGGACTCTCTCAGTTATGCTTATGTTCCTATTTCTCCCCATTATCCTCACATTCTTTAGGAGCGACCCTGAATCATGTGGTCTGGAAATGGAGAGGGGTTTACCAAAACCAAAGAAGAACCGTTCAGCGCGTAGTGAGGATGCCCATGTCGCACTGGATCTCAAGGATGCAAGAAGACACGCTGCATACTGGGTTATCCTCCTCTCCCTGGGTTATTGGTCCCTGTTCAATACTGCATTCACTTTCCACATCGTATCCATCTATGGAGAATTTGGCATTGAGGCAAGCCAGGCAGTCAAGATATTCCTCCCCATTTCTGTAATCTCGGTGATTTCTCGATTCCTTGGAAGTTACCTCAGTGACCGGATAGCCATCAAATACTTGTATATCGTATATGGTATCTCACTTATCATCGCCTCCTTATCCATGATGATGCTCCACACCATTACAGGAACTGTACTGGTTATCATCGGATACGGAATCGGAACAGGGCTATTTGGTATGCTCAATATTGTAACCTGGCCAAAACTCTATGGAAGGAAACACCTTGGAGCAGTGAGTGGCTTTGCTATGTCGATTATCGTTGCAGGAAGTGCAATCGGTCCCTGGGCCTTCAGCCTCGTGTACCGTTTCACTCACTCCTATCAGGGAACTGGGATTATTGGCCTTGCCGTCTCTTCCTTCATCATGCTTGCAATTTTCTTCATTCCCTTCTCAACTGAAAAGAAATCATAA
- a CDS encoding TraR/DksA C4-type zinc finger protein, which yields MNQEDIERIKGIITALLAQLNHHAAFLDEETQAIAPSCSLGRVTRMEAIGEQAINAHAQSLNQRRIIGLDNALQRIEKGNYGTCIRCQGEIPFGRLELVPEALLCVQCAEKKRR from the coding sequence ATGAATCAAGAAGATATTGAGCGAATAAAAGGGATTATTACTGCCTTGCTCGCCCAGTTGAATCACCATGCAGCATTTCTTGATGAAGAGACCCAAGCCATCGCTCCATCGTGCAGCCTTGGGCGGGTAACGAGAATGGAAGCCATCGGAGAACAAGCGATCAATGCACATGCCCAGTCCCTGAACCAGAGGCGGATCATTGGGCTTGATAATGCATTGCAAAGGATAGAAAAGGGAAATTACGGTACCTGTATCCGGTGCCAAGGAGAGATACCCTTCGGGAGACTGGAATTGGTACCTGAAGCACTGCTCTGTGTACAGTGTGCCGAGAAGAAACGCCGTTAA
- a CDS encoding extracellular solute-binding protein, producing MSRPTTKHVIIILLTVFSMIALLGCQKSETNDSKSSSKKLYVYNWSYYTPDSVIASFEEEFGVDVILDYFASNEEMFTKLMASSGAGYDVIFPSGDYVSIMKNLDMLEKIDTTKMDNLQYISPLALEKATYDPEMEYSVPYYLGASGIAVNKEMVSDYEKSWNIFADERYKDRMVMMDDMREVIGDALAYLGYSVNTTNPAELEEARRLINTEWKPNLVKFDAEGFAKGFASGEYWIAHGYAEAIFEELQESQWDNVDFFLPSDGGPMYIDSMCIPKGARNYDLALEFINYIHKPENYAQFLDRFHFPSSVNMEADQYRTTTPFYTVDMLTSYELKDDLGASLEMYNKAWESIRYVD from the coding sequence ATGAGCAGACCTACCACCAAGCATGTTATCATCATTTTGCTGACCGTCTTCAGCATGATCGCCCTTCTCGGTTGCCAGAAGTCCGAAACGAATGATTCAAAGAGCAGCAGTAAAAAGCTCTATGTCTACAACTGGTCTTACTATACTCCCGATTCAGTTATCGCCTCGTTTGAAGAGGAATTCGGTGTAGATGTAATTCTCGATTACTTTGCATCCAATGAAGAGATGTTCACCAAGCTTATGGCTTCCTCAGGTGCTGGCTATGATGTCATATTCCCCAGTGGGGATTATGTCTCCATCATGAAAAATCTCGATATGCTGGAAAAAATTGACACCACAAAGATGGACAACCTGCAATACATCTCCCCGCTCGCCTTGGAAAAGGCTACCTATGACCCTGAAATGGAATACTCGGTTCCCTACTACCTTGGTGCCAGTGGCATTGCCGTCAACAAGGAGATGGTCAGCGATTATGAGAAGAGCTGGAACATCTTTGCTGATGAGCGCTACAAGGACCGCATGGTGATGATGGATGATATGCGTGAGGTCATTGGTGATGCACTTGCCTACCTGGGGTATTCAGTCAACACCACAAACCCCGCCGAGCTCGAGGAAGCACGGAGACTGATCAACACCGAGTGGAAACCCAATTTGGTCAAATTCGATGCAGAAGGGTTTGCGAAGGGCTTCGCCAGCGGTGAGTACTGGATCGCACATGGCTACGCAGAGGCAATCTTTGAGGAGCTTCAGGAATCTCAATGGGACAATGTGGACTTCTTCCTTCCCTCTGATGGTGGACCGATGTATATTGACTCGATGTGTATCCCCAAGGGTGCCAGGAACTATGACCTTGCCCTTGAGTTCATCAACTATATCCACAAGCCGGAGAACTATGCACAGTTCCTTGACCGTTTCCACTTCCCTTCCTCGGTGAACATGGAAGCCGATCAGTATCGAACGACCACCCCGTTCTATACAGTCGATATGCTCACATCCTATGAGTTGAAGGATGACCTAGGAGCAAGTTTGGAGATGTACAATAAGGCATGGGAAAGCATCCGTTATGTTGATTGA
- a CDS encoding alpha/beta hydrolase gives MLLLIKIVGIVVILVLAVVLVVFAGCFINHRLQLKKEIEAFPPPGTLIPVAGVTLHLYAQGDADTTLVFLAGHGTSCPTLDFKPLWSQLVDAFTIVVVERSGYGWSPTSKSPRDIDTVLEQSRTALQLAGHTAPYVLIPHSMSGLEAIHWAQKYPDEVQAIIGLDPSTPKAFHTLPGAQKSQLTALQFLSVIGLTRFIPKADIQSYLPLFASKALSDDEKANYRAMFYRSTVTSDMIREAEAVGENSEIVDQIGVPIETPMHFFLSEKQDRIAPGWIKVATTYLSSVTESSYTILPTDHYVHHEEADLIASEILDFLKQL, from the coding sequence ATGTTGTTACTGATAAAGATAGTAGGGATAGTTGTCATACTGGTTTTGGCTGTTGTATTGGTAGTGTTTGCAGGGTGTTTCATCAATCATAGACTTCAATTAAAAAAAGAAATAGAAGCATTTCCTCCTCCTGGGACATTGATACCTGTTGCCGGTGTCACCCTGCATCTGTATGCCCAAGGAGATGCAGATACCACCTTGGTATTTTTGGCCGGCCATGGAACCAGTTGCCCTACATTGGATTTCAAGCCTTTATGGTCCCAATTGGTTGATGCTTTTACCATTGTTGTAGTGGAGCGATCAGGCTATGGATGGAGCCCGACATCAAAGTCTCCCCGGGATATTGATACAGTACTCGAGCAGAGTCGAACTGCCTTGCAGCTTGCCGGCCACACTGCACCGTATGTTTTGATCCCTCATTCCATGAGCGGACTTGAAGCGATTCATTGGGCACAGAAATACCCTGATGAAGTACAAGCAATAATCGGTCTGGACCCCAGTACACCAAAGGCATTTCATACACTTCCTGGAGCACAGAAGTCACAACTGACTGCTCTTCAGTTCCTCTCAGTCATCGGGCTCACTCGCTTCATACCTAAGGCTGACATACAGAGTTACCTACCACTTTTTGCTTCCAAGGCCCTCTCTGACGATGAAAAGGCGAACTATCGGGCAATGTTCTACCGAAGTACTGTTACCTCCGACATGATCCGTGAAGCAGAAGCAGTTGGAGAAAATTCAGAGATTGTAGATCAAATAGGAGTACCGATTGAAACACCTATGCATTTCTTTCTTTCAGAAAAACAGGACCGTATAGCCCCAGGTTGGATAAAGGTGGCAACCACCTATCTGTCCTCCGTGACAGAAAGTTCGTATACGATTCTTCCTACCGACCACTATGTCCACCATGAAGAAGCTGATCTCATCGCTTCCGAGATTCTGGATTTTCTCAAACAACTGTAG
- a CDS encoding NifB/NifX family molybdenum-iron cluster-binding protein — MLKVAVASENKNVCGHFGHCESFEVFETDNDKILKHESLPNPGHRPGFLPNYLHELGVNTIISGGMGGGAVDIFNGHNIEVIVGATGSSEAVVKEYLAGNLTSTGSVCHEHAHHDECGE; from the coding sequence ATGTTGAAAGTAGCAGTAGCAAGTGAGAACAAGAACGTATGTGGCCATTTCGGGCACTGTGAGAGCTTTGAGGTCTTTGAGACGGACAATGATAAAATTCTCAAGCACGAAAGTTTGCCGAATCCTGGACACCGTCCTGGTTTCTTGCCCAACTACCTCCATGAACTGGGTGTAAACACCATCATCAGTGGTGGAATGGGTGGTGGTGCTGTGGATATCTTCAATGGACACAACATCGAGGTCATTGTTGGGGCTACTGGCTCCAGCGAGGCAGTTGTGAAGGAGTATCTCGCAGGCAACCTTACCTCCACAGGAAGTGTATGTCATGAGCATGCCCATCATGATGAGTGTGGTGAATAA
- a CDS encoding histidinol-phosphatase, translating into MQNKEYPQEVVNLHTHSFYCGHGSGTIAEYVQAANEHGLALLGMSEHCPVPDDRWHRSRMDYSQIESYEHDCQMAKKTAPEGLSVLTGYECDYLPEYQGYYREVAERVDYLIGAIHDLSTDLNHEYSVFWNQLSKKDLATYTDMYCALLSSGLFMFGAHPDLFGYYYHQWDAEAEACSRAIIECAVANNVALEINANGMRKRKVQLDDGWRHPYPLSPFWEIASEYPLQVVTNSDAHNPSLIKSGYEACTNIAIENNLRFCSYTVERDQTENVRIFLI; encoded by the coding sequence ATGCAAAATAAAGAATATCCCCAAGAGGTGGTAAACCTCCATACCCATAGTTTTTATTGTGGCCACGGCAGTGGCACCATTGCAGAATATGTCCAAGCTGCAAATGAGCATGGACTCGCCCTGCTCGGCATGAGTGAGCACTGCCCGGTACCTGATGACAGGTGGCATCGCAGCCGAATGGACTACTCTCAGATTGAGTCATATGAGCATGACTGCCAGATGGCGAAAAAGACTGCTCCTGAGGGGCTTTCTGTTCTTACCGGTTATGAGTGTGATTATCTTCCTGAGTATCAAGGGTACTATAGGGAGGTGGCTGAAAGGGTGGACTACCTCATTGGCGCCATCCATGACCTCTCAACAGACCTTAATCATGAGTATTCGGTGTTCTGGAATCAGCTTTCCAAGAAGGATCTTGCCACCTATACGGATATGTACTGCGCCTTGCTCTCCTCAGGCTTGTTCATGTTTGGTGCTCATCCTGACTTGTTTGGGTACTACTACCACCAGTGGGATGCAGAGGCCGAGGCGTGCAGCAGGGCAATTATTGAGTGTGCTGTAGCCAACAATGTAGCCTTGGAGATCAACGCGAATGGAATGAGAAAGCGAAAGGTCCAGCTTGATGATGGTTGGCGCCATCCGTATCCACTCTCCCCCTTCTGGGAAATTGCAAGCGAGTACCCGCTCCAGGTGGTGACCAACAGTGATGCACACAATCCTTCCCTGATTAAGTCAGGATACGAGGCATGTACCAATATTGCAATTGAGAACAACCTAAGGTTCTGTTCCTATACAGTGGAAAGAGACCAAACGGAAAATGTACGTATTTTCCTGATTTAA